The sequence CGGCCCGCGACGCTCTCGGGTTCGCCAACGCCCCGCTCGGCGAGCGGTTCGCGCGTGCCGCGGTCGCCGAGGGGAAAGGCGGCCTCGGGGCGGCCGAACCGTTGGCGCGCTCGTTGATGTGGCAGGGCTACGCGGCGGAGGCAGAAGAGGTGCTGGCCCCGTTCCGACCGGACGAGCTCAGCGAGTTGGAACTCGTGCTGTGGGGCGGACTGCGATTCGGCAATCTCTTCTGGGGGCTCGGCGACGCCGACCGGGCCGATGCGGTGCTCGACATGTTGCGCGCGAAGATCACCGACCCGGCGCTGGCGTTGGTGGTCACGGCATTCGCTTCTGCGCGTGCGGCTTTCGGGAATGACATGGATGCTGCCATCGCGCTGTCCGACGAGGTTCTGCGCTCGCCGAGCCCGTCGCCCTGGGCAGTCGAGTGGGCGGTCTTCGGCGGGAGTCTGTCGCGAGCCCTGTGTGGTCGGGGCGACGAGGTCGCCGAACTCGCCGCGCGGGCGCGTGTGGCGGAATCGTCCACCGACGGATTGCTCAGGTTCCCAACCGGTTTGGGTGAGATCCTGGCGCTCACCCTCACCGGCCGGCTCGACGAGGCAGCAGTTCGGGCCGAACGCTTTGTCACGTTCTCCGCCATCGGCCAGTATCTGGGCTGGGCCATGTCGGGCATCCTCGTGTCGGTTGTCGAACTGGCCCGCGGCGACAGCACGGCGGTGGCGCGGCGCATGGAGCAGACCCTGGCGTCCCTCGACAGCGGTCGCGCCGCCGAGTCGTGGAATTATCCGGCCCAGTTCTATCTCGTCCAGGCGCTCAGCGCCGCCGGCCGCACCGAGCGGGCCGAACACGCGTTACGCAAGGCGCAGGACCGATTCGGTCCCCACATCGCGGTGTTCGGGCCGATGTTGACCATCGCGAAGTCGTGGCAGGAGGCGGCCGCCGGCACGGTGTCCCTGGCCGCGCACAGTGCGGTGGAGGCGGCTGCCGAGGCAAGGGAATCCGGACAGTACGCCATCGAGGCAGAGGCGCTGCATTCCGCGGCCCGATTCGGTGATCCCTCAGGTGCGCAACGTCTTCGGGAGCTCGCCGCCCACCTGGACGGACCACTCGCGACGCTCTACGCTCGGCACGCGGAGGCACTCGGCGCGGGCGATGCCGTCGAACTCGACCTCTGTGCAACCGAACTCGAGCAGCTCGGCATCCGGTTGTCGGCCGCCGACGCCGCCGCGCAGGCGAGCGTCCTGCACGAGTCAGCGGGCCACCGTGCGGCCACCGTGGCATCGGCAGCGGTCGCGAACCGTCTCGCCGCGGAATGCGGCGGTCTGCGGACGCCCGCCCTCCTCGAGGCGGCCCAGCCACTACCGCTGACCACCCGCGAGCGTGAGATCGCCAATCTCGTGGCCGCCGGACTGTCCAACAAGGAGATCGCCGCGCGCCTGACGGTGTCGGTGCGGACCGTCGAGGGCCACATCTACCGGACCTGCACGAAGCTCGACGTCGCCGATCGGTCGGAGATCGCGGCGCTGCTGCTCAAGGCCGACTCGACCACGGCCTGAGCACGGTCTCGACCTGTCTGCTCGAACCCGCCATGGGCCGGCCGATCTGGGGCCACAATGATCGCATCCCATCCGGATCGTCGGGGTCGGGAGCGAGAGGCGGTGTTTCGTGGGCGACTCGTTGGTGCTCGCGGAGGTGCGGACGACGTGTGAGCTGCAGGCGGTGCAGGAATGGGCAGCGACCGCCCATCCCGACGCTCCGGTATGTGCGTTGCGGGAGGTGGACGCCGACGACTTGGCGCCCGACACCGAATTGATCCCGGCACGTGCCGTCTGGCTGCCAGCGGTGCGGCAGGGGGAGCGCCGGGTGTCGTTGGCCGATGTCCTGGTGCTCTCCAATCCACGCAGGCCTCTGGCGTTGCGACAGAAGGCCATCAAGGCCCGGCGCCCGGACCGCCTGCGCGTGGTGCAGGGGGAACCGGCGACGGTGGGCGAACTGCGGGAGCGGTATATCCACGAGTTCGCCGACGGGGAGCCGTTCACCGCGTTCGTGTCCGTGCAGGCATCGTTGTCGGCCGAGCGTGCCGAGCGCCAGATCGTCGGTGACCGCTACAAGGTGCCGAGGCTGGTCGCCGAGCAGATCAGTTCGTCGGCGCGCTTCCAGGCGAGGGCGGCCGAACTCGCCGCCGAACTCGGTCGCCCGGCCGCCGCGGTGGTCGGCGAGGCAACCGACAAGATGTCGAACTTCGTGGCCACCCAGAGCCGACTGATGGACGACATCTTCTCCTCGGTGTTCAGCAACCTGCACGAACGGACCTGGACGGTGTCGGTCGACCTCGACACCCTCAACCGGCTCAGGACCCTCAACAAATCGCACGGACTGGTGTTTCTCCCGTCGCATCGCTCCTACGTCGACCCGCTGGTGCTGGCCGAGGTCTTGCGCGATCACGACTTCCCGCCGAATCTCGTCCTGGGTGGCAACAATCTGTCGTTCTGGCCGGTCGGGCCCATCGCTCGCCGCGCCGGGATGATCTTCATCCGCCGCAAGTTCGGCGGTGACCCCGTCTACAAGTTCGCGATGCGGTCCTATCTGTCGTTCATCGTCGAGAAGCGGTTCAACCTCGAGTGGTACATCGAAGGGGGCCGCAGCCGGACCGGCAAGCTGCGTAAGCCGATGCTCGGGCTGCTCGCCTACGTCGTCGATGCGATCGAGCAACTCGAGGACGCCGACGTGATGGTGGTCCCGACCTCGATCGTCTACGACCAGCTGCACGAGATCGGTGCGATGGCAGCGGAGTCGGCCGGCGGCACCAAGAAGCCCGAGGGGCTCACCTGGTTGTTGAAGTACGCCAAGGCGCAGCGGAGCTATCTCGGGGAGGCGCGGGTTCGCTTCGGCGAACCGTTCTCGCTTCGGCAGGCGCTTGTCGAGGCCGGCGAAGGCCGGGCGAGATTGGACAAGGTCGCGTTCAAGGTGATGGACGAGATCAACGCCGCCACCCCGATTTCGGCGACCTCACTGGCCGGTTTCGCGATACTCGGTGCACGCGATCGGGCGTACACCGCGGCGGAGATCGAGGCAATCCTCGACCCGCTGCTCGACTACATCCACAGCCGCGACCTGCCCGGGCCGGATCCGGCGCTGTGTCGAGGCGTCGGACTGCGGCGCACCCTCCGCGAACTCACCGACGCGGGCGTGCTGACCGCGTATGACGGTGGCACCGACGTGGTCTGGTCGATCGCACCCGGCAACCATGCCGTCGCGGCGTACTACCGCAACGGCGCGCTGCACCATTTCGTCGATCGTGCGATCGTCGAGCTGGGACTGCTGGCCACCGCCGATGGTGAGCTCGTGGTCGACGAGGGTGGGCTGCTGCCGGCCGCGCAGCAGGAGGCATTGCGAATCCGGGACCTGCTGAAGTTCGAGTTCTTCTTTCCCACCAAGGACGTCTTTCTCCACCGGCTCGGCGCCGAGCTCGACCTGCTGGCCCCGGGGTGGCG is a genomic window of Gordonia sp. SID5947 containing:
- a CDS encoding glycerol-3-phosphate 1-O-acyltransferase, with protein sequence MGDSLVLAEVRTTCELQAVQEWAATAHPDAPVCALREVDADDLAPDTELIPARAVWLPAVRQGERRVSLADVLVLSNPRRPLALRQKAIKARRPDRLRVVQGEPATVGELRERYIHEFADGEPFTAFVSVQASLSAERAERQIVGDRYKVPRLVAEQISSSARFQARAAELAAELGRPAAAVVGEATDKMSNFVATQSRLMDDIFSSVFSNLHERTWTVSVDLDTLNRLRTLNKSHGLVFLPSHRSYVDPLVLAEVLRDHDFPPNLVLGGNNLSFWPVGPIARRAGMIFIRRKFGGDPVYKFAMRSYLSFIVEKRFNLEWYIEGGRSRTGKLRKPMLGLLAYVVDAIEQLEDADVMVVPTSIVYDQLHEIGAMAAESAGGTKKPEGLTWLLKYAKAQRSYLGEARVRFGEPFSLRQALVEAGEGRARLDKVAFKVMDEINAATPISATSLAGFAILGARDRAYTAAEIEAILDPLLDYIHSRDLPGPDPALCRGVGLRRTLRELTDAGVLTAYDGGTDVVWSIAPGNHAVAAYYRNGALHHFVDRAIVELGLLATADGELVVDEGGLLPAAQQEALRIRDLLKFEFFFPTKDVFLHRLGAELDLLAPGWREVSPTEEWTDRVLHDHAGALFARRTLQPFFDAQLVVAERLVCLGDDTLDKDQVLADCLGLGRQLALQGIVRSKDSVSTELYDAGYQLARNRGLVPDEEGGVPREPDLAAARQRWLDEVRLMRERLRRIAWIEAEQAGLLR
- a CDS encoding LuxR family transcriptional regulator — translated: MSSNWPLVEREKEFRIIESALRGETTACGVVLTGDSGVGKTTLARHVTAALDGGVRWVAGTESARSIPLGVFAHLVGPATTSDPVTYLAAARESLLADGNVVIGVDDAHLLDELSATLLHQLAIDRAVNIVATVRSGESVPDAVTSLWKDNHLKRITLSPFTKQQSVELIESVLGGQLEGLSADLMWEASGGNALFLRHLVEGARQADTLRQVNGVWQLRGRAAITSELASLLESRIEQLDDSVLNVLKYLALCEPLDIDILAELAGEEAVEEAEIAGLVRIVRDGRRLNVRYNHPLFGEVIRHRLGLASSRRLRGSLVNALRAKGADSAAERIRLADLALESDVSVDSELMSAAARDALGFANAPLGERFARAAVAEGKGGLGAAEPLARSLMWQGYAAEAEEVLAPFRPDELSELELVLWGGLRFGNLFWGLGDADRADAVLDMLRAKITDPALALVVTAFASARAAFGNDMDAAIALSDEVLRSPSPSPWAVEWAVFGGSLSRALCGRGDEVAELAARARVAESSTDGLLRFPTGLGEILALTLTGRLDEAAVRAERFVTFSAIGQYLGWAMSGILVSVVELARGDSTAVARRMEQTLASLDSGRAAESWNYPAQFYLVQALSAAGRTERAEHALRKAQDRFGPHIAVFGPMLTIAKSWQEAAAGTVSLAAHSAVEAAAEARESGQYAIEAEALHSAARFGDPSGAQRLRELAAHLDGPLATLYARHAEALGAGDAVELDLCATELEQLGIRLSAADAAAQASVLHESAGHRAATVASAAVANRLAAECGGLRTPALLEAAQPLPLTTREREIANLVAAGLSNKEIAARLTVSVRTVEGHIYRTCTKLDVADRSEIAALLLKADSTTA